The DNA sequence AACACATTTTCTATTTCAGTTGTATGATTGTCCATTTTACATGATTAATTAAGCCAATCCTTTGTCTTTGAAGATGATCACTTACACTCaggtttttttctattgttatgtTCATGTAATGAATGAAATAGCGTACTACATTTTTTTAAGTCAAGCATATGGCCTTCTCATCGGGTTTCATTATGCTCTGGCCCACATACTGAATACTAAGGTGAACTGTGTCCCTCTGGGGTAAATGAGTTTGACAGCCCTGCTCTAAATCTTGTAGAAGGTCTTGAAGTTGATACTTTATCTCTGTAGTCAGAAGCAGCTCAAAATTGCTGCAAATTTAAACAGAGCTATTTTGATAATTCCTTAGTGCATCATCCTGACCACTTGTTACTGTTGTTTATATGACTGCAGTTATTgtcaatctttatttatatattaattatttatttatttgtttttttcttgtcttcatgTTGTTTATATTTCTAAAATCCCACTTCTGCTTTAGGAGACCTTGTTTCATGAAATCACAGTTTTTAAATAAATGCTTTTAATAGATAACTTTAGCAGTAGATTTATAATTGAGTTGTTTTATAGAATTAGTCCAGACAGGCTTGAAATTGTTATTCCTTCTTGTGCTaccaagaatttaaaaaaaagtcagcAAGCAAAAGTTATCACAGTTATCAGTTATCACAATTATCTAACCAAGTATGAAACATTCTGACCTTTTCCGTCTTCCTGGCTGGTTAGTTCAGCGGAAGACAGCGGAGCAGGTGAGAGATCTGTCAAGAGGCTCGCCACTCCTTATGTATATACCAGGAAAGGGTTAGTTGGCCTTCCGTTTtgcaatttttcttctctttcctgctGCCATAGTGGGAATGAGAGTAAATGACAAATGTGCATAGgaaaataaaacatagataaaaaaaaaaaaaatggattgtgTGATCAGACTAATGCTTGGTAGATTCTTAACCATCATGAGTGATGTGGGATGTCTATTGTAGCGTGTATGCAGGCGTGTCCAGACAAGGAAAGTTTTCATTTATCAGAGATGCCTTCGCCTATTGAAAGAATTGGCATAGCTAGCTCAAAGTATGAAATGTTTAACCTTTATGATTGGCATAGAGATTGGTACAAAATGCAACTTTTCCCTCCCAAGCTTTGTTTGATAATATTTTGCTCTCTTGGGCACTACATACACTGTTTCAAAATTATAAGTAAAGGGATGGCATCATGAGTGTTGAATGATAAGCGTTCTTTAGTTATATCTGCATGCATTTTACTTGCTTTTTTGCTTCATGTCTTTGTTTTAATTGCTTTAAGTTCCtttcagtgttttctttttttctgctgaaTTGATGACTATTTGGCAAGCCAGAATGCCTGGGTGCAAGTaaacctcacctgatttcacctttccttgagtttttggGAAAGACATTCTTTTATTAAttctatcaatatcaatgctgttATATTATTgcagattataattattatattgtttttaacttTACTAATAGcatttaactataaaaaaataatccaaaaatcaaggataaaGGTAAATAGTGTAATAGGTAgtactagtaattgactccttgatgaCCAAGTACCTGTGGAACCAGCTATGTGTAAAGAGAGTTTAAATGAAATTCACATAGGATGTACTTACATGCCATTTTCTGGTGGCAGTGGGTTAAAATGAACCTCATATATACTGTGTCTGTAAATACAGGGATTATTGCAGTCTCTCTGATTTTGGGACAAACAACATGATACAAGCACATGATTAAATGAGAAAAGTAAGGGAATTAGGGATGCATTGAAATTATTTTCTAATGAAACTATATTGGTGGTAGATTTGGTGTTACTAGCAATCAAATTAATTTATTTGCAGAAGAGTCAGCTTGATTCatggatattttttcatttcactgtGACATCCTCTCAACAATTTAGATAAAATGTTTTCAATATACAAATGTGTTTGCAGTAGTACACATTTTAGTTactttatttactatttacttgGCCATTAATTATTTCTCATAATTATCCATATCCATTACAGTAAttaggtgaataaaaaaaaatcattataatgttatttttgtatgttttttaaattgaTGTTCCGTTTATTCCTGTGCTAAATCTTTCTGCTGTAgaaagcaaagtttttttttaatgttttgggcTTAGtcattattacatttcttttattaaatggGACTTTTACTTTTGATTTTGATAGACAACTCATGCAGGAGAAAAACTGTTAAACAGGGCCTCACAACAGATTTTTAAACCAGATTGAGGTAGGGGGAAAATACTCTGCACTTTATAAGCGAGAGTCGGTCTTTgtcttttatctttgtttcatatttcttttcctttgccaCTCCATGACTTGTGATGTTCTATGTATTTCAGATGTTTGTCTTTGTTCAACCGTGTgcctcttcattcttttttctttctttctttcatgtcaGTCCAGTCCAAAATATTCAACAGTTAGGTCTTTTTCATCCCAGCACCCATTCAGCAAGCCTGCAATGGACTCTCAACTAATTCATTGTATCTTTTGCATTCACTGTCCACCCATATTCTCTTCCCTACACGCACTCTTTATTGGTTTCTACAGTGCCTGGTTTTAAGGggtatatcattgtttttaataccAGCTTTTCTCCTTACTGTATTCTGCATTTGTTCCTATATCTTCTTctgtactttcttcttcttcttcttcttcttcttcttcttcttcttcttctttctcctcttcctctttctcctcttcctcttccttctcctcctcctcttctttctctacatccttctctttctctacatccttctcttgcttcttctctacctcttcttcatcttcttccttctcctcctcctcctcctcctcctcctcctcctcctcctcctcctcctcctccctcctcctcctcctcctcctcctcctcctcctcttattcctcctccccctcctcctcctctcctcctcctcctcctcctcctcctcctcctcctcctcctcctcctcctcctcctcctcctcttattcctcctcctctggtGTATAGAAAATCTAGATATAGGCTTATaaagtaattatatttatcatgtgTTTTTTACATACAGTGTACAGATAGGTTTTTAAGATCTTGGAGTTGCATTAAGTGCATAGCAACTGATACTGAATACTGATTAAATGGATGAACTGGACTTTATGCATGCAAGTAAcagatttttttctaatattaagtCCATGGCTGTTATGCCATGTCATTAACAAACAAGTGgaagttgccttttttttttcttttttcatgagtagttctcagttttttttttaactcaaggCTGCCGGGAAAAtactgtgctcatttttttttttttttttttttccattttttatgaatgtctctgcacatagatggctgcTAGTGAGCCANNNNNNNNNNNNNNNNNNNNNNNNNNNNNNNNNNNNNNNNNNNNNNNNNNNNNNNNNNNNNNNNNNNNNNNNNNNNNNNNNNNNNNNNNNNNNNNNNNNNtaattactataatgttattgacattagtaggtacaatataagataacataaaatgttttcaaaaatgaaggaaaagagtaaacaggtgagacaggtagaaCTCTTTTTGGTGCACtggtgtagccatctatgtgtaaagacaattaataaagtaaactcacagtggacatggcatgtccATATATGCCATCCCCATCAGTTTTGGgttaaaagataagaaagatcAATTATAAATGGCataaacattgttatttttatttatttcagagtGACCTATTGTACAAAAGTTTTTATTTCCCTGGTTGTAAAATATTTCTACCTTAATCATGTACTTCAGGGTATCTACtgttatgatatgtaatatatgtgaatatctcttttgtttttttgacaaGATGATACCCAAATTTTGTTTGCTCTGTGTCTCACATGTGCCTGTTTGCAGCTCCATGTACTTTGATGAGGATGGAGACGTGGCTCATGAGTTTTATGAAGAAGTTCCTCCTCTAAGGCGTGGGGTGAAGGCAACAATGCGGAGAATACTCACCAATTTAACTCCACAGGTAAGTGGCGTGTGTGTTTCTAAGAAGTAAacatacctctctttctctttttttttctaatatgttaTTTGTAGTCCTGAGGATTGTTGATTTCACAAATcagaattttagatatatattgatattgatagaaCAGTTAACATATAAGAGGATGAAGAGATTGTGTTGTTTTAATTGACAGTGAGTGTATCCATTTCCCAGTTTATAATAAAGTCTTTGCTTTATGTTCATTGAATTTTATAGTTTCAACCTTTATGATTTTTCATGACATGCAGGTCACCAGTATCCATAGGTGTGAATATATTGTGTTAAATTTTAGGTAAAAGAGTGTGGAAATATTATTTGAATGAAACCCCCCACAATTCAACTTCAACTTAGATGTGGCTACTGTCAGAGAATAACCTGATTGGCTATATCTCATGTCTCAATATCACTCATTCCAGTAAAGATGAAACGTTCCTTGATGTAAGTGAATCACTAACCAGTCATGCTTATGCTTTGTTTTCTCATAATGTGGTTGGAAACTTAGATCATAAACTGTTATGCTGTTCATTTTCAGGGTGATGTTCGGCTACCGTTCCCATGCCTGCACGTAGACTTTCCCATCGTCCTTTACCAAGACAgctgagaagaggagggggaagggagcttTATGAACTGGGCGTGCCATTTACCAGACTTCGAAGCCATGGTCGAGGAGCTTTCCAAGTGTTGAAATTCtctgaaaagaaggagagaaattcTTCATGAATGTTCAGTGGGAAATTCAACATGATAAGGGAAtggtcttcccctccccctctcaacctC is a window from the Penaeus monodon isolate SGIC_2016 chromosome 41, NSTDA_Pmon_1, whole genome shotgun sequence genome containing:
- the LOC119598653 gene encoding tumor suppressor candidate 2-like isoform X1, which translates into the protein MGGSTSKFKRWMGSREEDVGGCEKAVKRLATPFVYTRRGSAEDSGAGERSVKRLATPYVYTRKGSMYFDEDGDVAHEFYEEVPPLRRGVKATMRRILTNLTPQGDVRLPFPCLHVDFPIVLYQDS
- the LOC119598653 gene encoding tumor suppressor candidate 2-like isoform X2, with amino-acid sequence MGGSTSKFKRWMGSREEDVGGCEKAVKRLATPFVYTRRGSMYFDEDGDVAHEFYEEVPPLRRGVKATMRRILTNLTPQGDVRLPFPCLHVDFPIVLYQDS